In the Peromyscus maniculatus bairdii isolate BWxNUB_F1_BW_parent chromosome 20, HU_Pman_BW_mat_3.1, whole genome shotgun sequence genome, one interval contains:
- the Lalba gene encoding alpha-lactalbumin — translation MMGFIPLFLVYILFPAIQATQLTKCEVYQAVEDMDGHQGITALEWTCVIFHSSGFNTEATVRNNGSTEYGLFQISNKHWCKSSEVPESENICGTSCDNFVDDNLTDDKKCAKKILAIKGIDYWLAHKPLCSERLEQWRCKKL, via the exons ATGATGGGTTTCATTCCTTTGTTCCTGGTGTACATTTTGTTCCCTGCCATTCAAGCCACACaactcaccaaatgtgaggtgtACCAGGCCGTGGAAGACATGGATGGCCATCAAGGCATTACAGCGCTTGAAT gGACCTGCGTTATATTTCATAGCAGTGGTTTCAACACAGAAGCTACGGTCAGAAACAACGGCAGCACAGAGTACGGCCTCTTCCAGATCAGTAACAAACACTGGTGCAAGAGCAGCGAGGTCCCCGAGTCAGAGAACATCTGCGGCACTTCCTGTGACA ATTTCGTGGATGACAACCTTACCGATGACAAAAAGTGTGCCAAGAAGATCCTGGCTATCAAAGGAATCGACTACTG GTTGGCACACAAGCCACTGTGCTCTGAGAGGCTGGAACAGTGGCGCTGTAAGAAGCTGTGA
- the Or5bs1 gene encoding olfactory receptor 5BS1, which yields MEVRNVTEFVLLGLTSNPRTRVLLFVLFLVIYLLTLTGNLLMLLVISSDSHLHTPMYFFLRHLSFIDAFYSSVIVPKLLRNLISEWKTISSLGCFIQMALVIFSGATEACLLSAMAYDRFQAVCHPLMYVVTMNGKVCSGLVVISWAIGISASLINTLLLAEENFCGPNVIHSFACEIPPVLSLVCSDPHITVASILTTMVILGLGTLVLLLGSYSRIILTALGISSATGRSKIFSTCSSHFLVVTIFYGSGVLRYMTPASGSALEQVLSLQYSVVTPLLNPLIYSLKNKDVTAALRRMLTRRSRLPL from the exons ATGGAAGTTAGGAATGTCACTGAGTTTGTGCTCCTGGGACTGACCAGCAACCCTCGGACTCGGGTGCTGCTGTTTGTGCTGTTCTTGGTGATTTACCTCTTGACCCTCACAGGGAACCTGCTGATGCTGCTGGTGATCAGCTCCGATTCCCACCTTCAtacccccatgtacttcttcctgagACACCTCTCCTTTATAGATGCTTTCTATTCCTCGGTCATTGTGCCCAAGTTGCTGAGGAACCTGATTTCTGAGTGGAAGACTATATCGTCCCTGGGGTGTTTCATTCAGATGGCCCTGGTCATATTTTCTGGGGCCACTGAAGCCTGCCTCCTTTCTGCCATGGCCTACGACCGGTTCCAGGCTGTGTGTCACCCACTGATGTATGTGGTCACTATGAATGGAAAGGTGTGTTCTGGGCTGGTGGTTATATCCTGGGCCATAGGAATCAGTGCCAGCCTGATTAACACCCTCCTGCTGGCTGAAGAGAACTTCTGTGGCCCGAACGTCATCCACAGCTTTGCCTGTGAGATCCCTCCCGTGCTCTCGCTGGTCTGTTCTGACCCCCACATTACTGTCGCCTCCATCCTTACAACCATGGTGATCTTAGGTCTTGGTACTCTTGTCCTACTGCTGGGTTCCTACAGCCGGATCATCCTGACAGCCCTGGGCATCAGCTCGGCCACAGGTCGGAGCAAGATCTTCTCCACATGCTCTTCGCATTTCCTCGTGGTTACCATCTTTTACGGTTCGGGAGTATTgag GTACATGACTCCAGCGTCTGGCTCGGCCCTGGAGCAAGTGCTGTCTTTACAGTACAGTGTGGTGACCCCGCTGCTAAACCCCCTTATCTACAGCCTGAAAAACAAAGACGTGACGGCAGCTCTGAGGAGGATGCTGACCAGGAGGTCCAGGCTGCCCTTGTAG